In Chitinophaga nivalis, a single genomic region encodes these proteins:
- a CDS encoding gluconate 2-dehydrogenase subunit 3 family protein, which produces MDRRESLKALALGTLSVGTILSATGCEDKKATGDKKAAGNAPGYGRTPDEVTRDKALMEEHFFTPEEMATITLLADIIIPADDHSCSASEAEVPAFIEFIVKDMPKHQLPMRGGLRWLDVQCAKRYNNSFAGCNATQRMEMVDLIAWPEKAAPEHLQGVAFFNIMRNLTATGFFTSKAGIKDLGYVGNAPNEWDGVPADVLQQYGYAYDEKTLATCLKIEDRGKLMTWE; this is translated from the coding sequence ATGGATAGAAGAGAATCCCTGAAAGCACTTGCCCTGGGAACTTTATCTGTAGGCACTATTTTATCCGCCACCGGCTGTGAAGACAAAAAAGCTACCGGTGATAAAAAAGCAGCAGGCAATGCGCCGGGATACGGTCGTACGCCTGATGAAGTGACCCGCGATAAAGCGTTGATGGAGGAACATTTTTTCACACCGGAAGAAATGGCAACCATTACCCTCCTCGCAGATATTATCATCCCGGCAGATGATCACTCCTGCAGTGCATCCGAAGCGGAAGTACCGGCTTTCATTGAATTTATTGTGAAAGACATGCCTAAACACCAGCTCCCGATGCGGGGCGGGTTGCGCTGGCTGGATGTACAATGCGCCAAACGCTATAATAACTCTTTTGCCGGATGTAATGCCACACAACGTATGGAAATGGTAGACCTGATTGCCTGGCCGGAAAAAGCAGCCCCGGAGCACCTGCAGGGAGTTGCCTTTTTCAATATCATGCGTAATCTTACCGCTACCGGATTCTTTACCAGCAAAGCCGGTATCAAAGACCTCGGTTATGTGGGCAACGCCCCCAATGAATGGGATGGGGTACCCGCCGATGTTTTACAGCAGTATGGCTATGCCTACGATGAAAAAACACTGGCTACCTGCCTGAAAATTGAAGACCGCGGCAAGCTGATGACATGGGAATAA
- a CDS encoding Gfo/Idh/MocA family protein gives MVPEKKNEGNHVSRRSFLRNGALAAAGFMIVPRHVLGKGYTAPSDRLRVAGIGVGGKGFSDISEFAKGPADITFLCDVDTRRAADAVKRFPKAKFYTDFREMFDKEHKNFDAVSVSTPDHQHAVATMAAMQLNKHVYVQKPLTHDIYEARMLTEGARKHKIVSQMGNQGASGDGVRQLMEWYNAGLIGDVHTVYCWTDRPVWPQGIPWPAGKQEIPKELNWDLWLGTAPKKDYVDNLVPFNWRGWWDYGTGALGDMGCHIIEPPFRVLGLGYPTSVECSVGSVYVGEFKRGYFPDSCPPSSHVIMKFPGKNGKEITLHWMDGGIQPDRPEELGPNETMGDGGNGAIFVGTKGKMMCGTYGMYPKLLPTSKTATANVPQTIARVPEGHYLQWVNAAIAGYGSSKAKALSAPFDIAGPLTETILMGNLAIRSFDIRTPRPNKPDAYDYPGRYIKLLWDGPNMKITNFDAANQFVKRTYRDGWSLGV, from the coding sequence ATGGTTCCAGAAAAAAAGAATGAGGGAAACCACGTATCCCGGAGATCATTCCTGAGAAACGGCGCCCTCGCTGCTGCCGGTTTCATGATAGTTCCACGTCATGTTTTAGGTAAAGGTTATACCGCTCCCAGCGACCGTTTACGCGTTGCCGGTATTGGCGTAGGCGGTAAAGGTTTCAGCGATATTTCAGAATTCGCCAAAGGCCCGGCCGACATTACTTTCCTGTGCGATGTAGATACCCGTCGTGCAGCCGATGCCGTTAAAAGATTCCCGAAAGCAAAATTTTATACTGATTTCAGGGAGATGTTCGACAAGGAACATAAAAACTTTGATGCCGTTTCTGTATCTACTCCCGACCATCAGCATGCCGTAGCCACCATGGCCGCGATGCAGCTGAACAAACACGTGTATGTACAAAAACCGCTGACACACGACATCTACGAAGCCCGTATGCTGACGGAAGGCGCCAGAAAACACAAGATAGTCAGCCAAATGGGTAACCAGGGTGCTTCCGGCGACGGCGTACGTCAACTGATGGAATGGTATAACGCCGGTCTTATCGGAGATGTACACACGGTATATTGCTGGACAGACCGCCCGGTATGGCCGCAAGGCATTCCGTGGCCGGCCGGCAAACAGGAAATACCCAAAGAACTCAACTGGGACCTGTGGTTAGGAACCGCCCCTAAAAAAGATTATGTGGATAACCTGGTACCTTTCAACTGGCGCGGCTGGTGGGATTACGGTACCGGCGCACTCGGCGACATGGGTTGTCATATTATAGAACCACCTTTCCGTGTACTCGGCCTCGGCTACCCTACTTCTGTAGAGTGCAGTGTAGGTAGTGTATATGTAGGTGAATTCAAACGTGGTTACTTCCCGGACAGCTGCCCTCCTTCTTCCCATGTAATCATGAAATTCCCGGGCAAAAACGGAAAAGAAATCACCTTACACTGGATGGATGGCGGTATTCAGCCAGACAGACCGGAAGAACTGGGCCCCAACGAAACCATGGGCGACGGTGGTAACGGTGCTATTTTCGTAGGTACCAAAGGTAAAATGATGTGTGGTACCTATGGCATGTATCCAAAATTACTGCCTACCTCCAAAACCGCCACTGCCAACGTTCCACAGACAATAGCACGCGTACCGGAAGGTCACTACCTCCAATGGGTAAACGCAGCGATTGCCGGCTACGGCAGCAGCAAGGCGAAAGCATTGAGCGCGCCATTTGATATTGCAGGTCCGCTTACAGAAACGATCCTGATGGGCAACCTGGCGATCCGCAGTTTCGATATTCGCACACCAAGGCCCAATAAGCCCGATGCTTACGACTATCCGGGCCGCTACATCAAATTACTATGGGATGGACCTAATATGAAAATTACCAACTTTGATGCCGCCAACCAGTTTGTAAAACGTACTTACCGCGATGGCTGGTCATTAGGTGTATAA
- a CDS encoding RagB/SusD family nutrient uptake outer membrane protein: protein MKKIQLIRYITAVACLGMMLTSCKKDFLEKKPLTEFREEDVWKDAGLVQAFVNDLYVQMRPGFNEVMLASMSDESRFIHDYNTSRVVQGNVTPDDFGALGDFSRWEGHYKAIRNCNMFLEKVDSVPFTDENQRTRMKGEVHFMRAWYYHMLVKYFGGVPLITKTFKVKGDEAEILQIKRATYEQCVQFIVAECETATRLLPRSYDAIAHKDRVTKGAAMALKSRVLLYAASDQFNLGVRSPLMGYMDAGGQQARFILAMQAAKAIIDSNYYQLYHPTDSAAENYSRVFLDKDNAELIFVKKYDKALLGTSHDIYNGPNGYHNWGGNVPLENFVEGYQMKDGTPFSRANPEQAAHPYNNRDPRFYATVLYDGAKWKQRPKDGIEADPIGVIQTGKYESARPGQDSVWGLDTRNSPIENWNGTFSGYYLRKFMDINLDAQFFRGDQSWIFFRYAEVLLNYAEACIWSGNEGEGIKALNAVRTRAGMPAIQASGAALKALYKYERRYELAFEEHRFFDARRWKQDAYSAFSGDAQGIEVLGSQIKGHPFIYRVISIQSRKCEEQDLLLPIPASEIRKNANLEQQVTYR, encoded by the coding sequence ATGAAAAAAATACAACTCATCAGATATATTACAGCAGTAGCATGTTTGGGTATGATGCTGACCAGCTGTAAGAAAGATTTTCTGGAGAAAAAGCCCCTGACCGAATTCCGGGAAGAAGATGTGTGGAAAGATGCCGGACTGGTACAGGCTTTTGTGAACGACCTCTATGTACAGATGCGCCCCGGATTTAATGAAGTGATGCTGGCATCTATGTCAGATGAAAGTCGTTTTATCCATGACTATAATACTTCGCGCGTAGTACAGGGGAATGTAACGCCCGATGATTTTGGTGCCCTGGGAGATTTTAGTCGCTGGGAAGGGCATTATAAAGCCATCCGGAATTGTAATATGTTTCTGGAGAAAGTAGACAGCGTACCCTTTACAGATGAAAACCAAAGAACGCGCATGAAGGGAGAAGTACATTTTATGCGGGCCTGGTATTATCATATGCTGGTGAAGTATTTCGGCGGTGTACCGTTGATTACCAAAACGTTTAAAGTGAAAGGAGATGAAGCAGAGATCCTGCAGATTAAAAGAGCCACGTATGAACAGTGTGTACAATTCATTGTAGCAGAGTGTGAAACAGCTACGCGGTTATTACCCCGTTCCTACGATGCCATTGCCCACAAAGACCGGGTAACCAAAGGGGCCGCAATGGCGTTGAAATCCAGGGTATTGCTGTATGCGGCCAGCGATCAGTTTAACCTGGGAGTGAGAAGTCCTTTGATGGGCTATATGGATGCCGGCGGACAGCAGGCCCGTTTTATCCTGGCCATGCAGGCGGCCAAAGCGATCATCGACAGTAACTATTATCAACTGTATCATCCTACGGATTCCGCTGCGGAAAACTATTCCCGTGTTTTCCTGGATAAGGATAATGCAGAACTGATCTTCGTAAAAAAATATGATAAGGCATTACTGGGTACCAGCCATGATATTTATAATGGCCCTAATGGCTATCATAACTGGGGCGGAAATGTGCCACTGGAAAACTTTGTGGAAGGCTACCAGATGAAAGACGGAACGCCCTTTTCGCGGGCCAATCCGGAGCAGGCAGCACACCCTTACAATAACCGGGACCCGCGGTTTTATGCTACCGTATTATATGATGGCGCTAAATGGAAACAACGGCCGAAAGACGGGATAGAAGCAGACCCGATTGGCGTCATCCAGACAGGTAAATATGAATCGGCCCGTCCGGGCCAGGATAGTGTGTGGGGATTGGATACGCGTAACAGTCCCATTGAAAACTGGAATGGTACGTTTTCCGGATATTATCTCCGCAAGTTTATGGATATCAACCTGGATGCACAATTTTTCCGGGGAGATCAGTCGTGGATATTTTTCCGTTATGCAGAAGTATTGCTCAACTATGCGGAGGCCTGTATCTGGTCGGGCAATGAGGGCGAGGGTATAAAGGCATTAAATGCGGTGCGCACCCGTGCCGGGATGCCTGCCATTCAGGCTTCCGGCGCCGCATTGAAAGCATTGTACAAGTATGAAAGACGGTATGAACTGGCTTTTGAAGAACACCGCTTTTTTGATGCGCGTCGCTGGAAACAGGATGCTTACAGTGCTTTTAGTGGAGATGCCCAAGGAATTGAAGTGCTGGGCTCCCAGATAAAAGGACATCCTTTTATTTATCGGGTCATCAGTATTCAGTCGCGTAAATGTGAAGAGCAGGATTTGTTGCTGCCGATTCCGGCCAGTGAAATAAGAAAGAATGCCAACCTGGAACAACAGGTAACGTACCGGTAA
- a CDS encoding SusC/RagA family TonB-linked outer membrane protein, whose protein sequence is MNPRYAKAMLLLCLFATGTEAVSARVPLPGIWQQSNLTVKGKVKDVNGNSLPGVTVLVKDTKKGTTSDEKGNFTLTDVKKDAVLVFQYIGFDPQEVKLEGRTSVNMVLKENQKTLDEYVVVGYGTQKKVTKTGAVSSVKGAELQQSPNVNISNSLVGRIPGIIAVNNSGEPGNDGSRIFIRGRSTLGNSSPLVVIDGFPRDGFERMNPNDIESVSILKDAAAAIYGSRAANGVILVTTKRGKGGKPTLSYGFNQSFVTPTRLPKMADAPTYARVVNEILQYGGDKPRYTEEQIRKFGDGTDPWLYPNTNWYDAAIKKTSLQNRHDLSLSGGTEKMSYYISLGSLYQDGIYKKSATNYRQQNVRANLDAVVTDNIRLRFDLAGRLENKSYPPRSASSIFRSLMRGRPTENAIWPNGMPGPDIEYGDNPVVTSTNEIGYTNDKNYVVNGTFVAVVNIPWVQGLFVDGSFAYDQNFQFYKSFVKPWTLYTLDANSTDHKLNPAIRGVSAPQLNESFSSNRLSTVNVKVNYVRAFGKHNLSSFFAVEQSTFKGDNFSASRRYFISDALDQLFAGGDKEKNNDGGGFEYARRNFFGRVSYNYKETYLFDFNARYDGSQIFPAGRRYGFFPGASAGWVISNEPFWKRNIRRLDYFKIRASYGQMGNDQVNPFQYLSTYGFSSSGVMFGGDLNKSIYQLRSPNEAITWEVANNYDIGIEAKILGDKLAFEGDYFLTRRSNILVPRGQSMPVYTGMTLPDENIGRVENKGFEVVLSHKNDIRKFHYEIIGTLTHAQNKILFWDEAPGVPSWQQNTGKQIGAPLYYKAIGIYKSEEEVKNSVHLGGARAGDIIFEDVNNDNVIDDLDRVRMDRTENPTWIFGLTMVAKFKNFDFTMLWQGATGASQYLRTESGLIGNFPMAIVQDRWTADNTNADWPRAYDRDREYWVSRQNTFWYWNTNYMRLKTLDIGYNIPSAICKRVGLQNFRVYVSGQNLVTIDKVKIFDPEAPSGSGQYYPQTKIYNVGLNITF, encoded by the coding sequence ATGAATCCACGTTATGCAAAGGCTATGCTATTGCTATGCCTTTTTGCCACCGGCACGGAGGCCGTCAGCGCCCGTGTGCCGCTGCCTGGAATCTGGCAGCAGTCCAATCTCACAGTAAAGGGGAAGGTAAAAGATGTAAACGGGAATTCCCTGCCCGGCGTAACCGTATTGGTGAAGGACACCAAAAAAGGAACCACCAGCGATGAAAAAGGAAATTTCACGTTGACCGATGTTAAAAAAGATGCCGTACTGGTATTCCAGTACATCGGTTTTGATCCGCAGGAAGTAAAGCTGGAAGGCCGTACCAGTGTAAATATGGTATTGAAGGAAAACCAGAAAACACTGGACGAATACGTAGTAGTGGGGTATGGTACCCAGAAAAAAGTAACTAAAACAGGCGCCGTTTCTTCTGTAAAAGGAGCGGAGCTGCAGCAGTCGCCCAATGTAAACATCTCCAATTCCCTGGTAGGCCGCATCCCGGGTATTATTGCCGTAAACAACAGTGGAGAGCCGGGCAACGATGGCTCCCGTATTTTCATCCGTGGCCGCAGCACGCTGGGTAACAGCAGTCCGCTGGTAGTCATTGATGGATTTCCCCGGGATGGTTTTGAACGCATGAACCCCAACGACATCGAAAGTGTGTCTATCCTTAAAGACGCTGCTGCGGCGATCTATGGTTCGCGTGCAGCCAATGGCGTTATACTGGTCACCACCAAACGGGGAAAAGGAGGGAAGCCCACATTGAGTTACGGATTTAACCAATCTTTTGTAACGCCCACCCGTTTACCTAAAATGGCGGATGCGCCTACCTATGCACGGGTAGTAAATGAAATCCTGCAATATGGCGGCGATAAGCCCCGCTACACGGAAGAGCAGATCCGTAAATTCGGAGATGGCACAGACCCCTGGCTCTATCCTAACACCAACTGGTATGATGCCGCGATCAAAAAAACGTCTTTACAAAACCGCCACGACCTGTCGTTATCAGGTGGTACGGAAAAAATGTCTTACTACATTTCATTAGGTTCCCTGTACCAGGATGGGATCTATAAAAAAAGTGCCACCAACTACCGGCAACAGAATGTACGGGCCAACCTGGATGCTGTAGTAACAGATAATATCCGGTTACGTTTCGATCTGGCCGGCCGCCTGGAAAACAAAAGTTATCCACCCCGTAGTGCCTCTTCCATATTCCGGTCGTTGATGCGGGGCCGCCCGACTGAAAATGCCATATGGCCCAATGGCATGCCCGGACCAGACATTGAATATGGTGATAACCCTGTGGTAACCAGCACTAACGAGATCGGTTATACGAATGATAAGAATTATGTGGTGAACGGTACGTTTGTCGCAGTGGTGAATATTCCGTGGGTACAGGGATTATTTGTAGATGGTAGTTTTGCCTATGACCAGAACTTCCAGTTCTATAAATCCTTCGTAAAGCCCTGGACGTTATACACCCTGGATGCGAACAGCACCGACCACAAATTAAATCCGGCCATCCGCGGTGTGAGCGCACCGCAGCTGAATGAATCGTTTTCCAGTAACCGCTTGTCTACGGTTAACGTGAAGGTGAATTATGTGCGGGCTTTTGGTAAACATAATCTCAGTTCCTTTTTTGCTGTGGAACAAAGCACTTTCAAAGGCGATAACTTTTCTGCCAGCCGGCGCTATTTTATCAGTGATGCGCTGGATCAGCTGTTTGCCGGAGGCGACAAGGAAAAGAACAATGACGGTGGTGGCTTTGAATATGCCCGCCGGAATTTCTTCGGCCGTGTTTCGTATAACTATAAAGAAACCTATCTGTTTGATTTTAATGCCCGTTATGATGGATCGCAGATCTTCCCGGCCGGCCGGCGTTATGGTTTCTTCCCGGGAGCTTCCGCAGGCTGGGTGATTTCCAATGAGCCTTTCTGGAAAAGGAATATCCGCCGCCTGGACTACTTTAAGATACGTGCCTCCTATGGGCAGATGGGTAATGACCAGGTGAATCCGTTCCAATACCTGAGTACCTACGGCTTTAGCAGCAGTGGGGTGATGTTTGGCGGAGATCTGAATAAGTCCATTTATCAGCTGCGCTCTCCCAATGAAGCCATTACCTGGGAGGTGGCCAACAACTACGACATTGGGATAGAGGCAAAGATTCTGGGCGATAAGCTGGCTTTTGAAGGCGATTATTTTCTTACCCGCCGTTCCAACATTCTGGTGCCTCGCGGGCAATCGATGCCGGTATATACCGGTATGACGCTGCCGGATGAAAACATCGGAAGGGTAGAGAATAAAGGATTTGAAGTGGTATTGAGCCATAAAAATGATATCCGGAAATTTCACTATGAAATCATTGGTACCCTCACCCATGCGCAGAATAAAATTCTCTTCTGGGATGAAGCCCCGGGCGTGCCTTCCTGGCAACAGAATACCGGCAAGCAGATTGGCGCCCCGCTGTATTATAAAGCCATCGGTATTTATAAATCAGAAGAAGAGGTGAAAAACTCAGTGCACCTGGGTGGCGCGCGTGCAGGGGATATCATTTTTGAAGATGTGAACAATGATAATGTAATAGATGATCTCGACCGGGTACGCATGGATCGCACAGAAAACCCCACCTGGATCTTTGGGCTGACGATGGTAGCGAAATTTAAAAACTTCGACTTTACCATGTTGTGGCAGGGGGCCACCGGCGCCAGCCAGTACCTGCGTACAGAATCCGGTCTGATAGGCAACTTCCCGATGGCCATTGTACAAGACCGCTGGACGGCGGATAACACCAATGCTGATTGGCCAAGAGCGTACGACCGTGACCGTGAGTACTGGGTAAGCAGGCAAAACACTTTCTGGTATTGGAATACCAACTATATGCGGCTGAAAACCCTGGATATCGGTTACAACATTCCGTCGGCTATATGTAAAAGAGTGGGACTGCAAAACTTCCGGGTATACGTCAGTGGCCAGAACCTGGTTACTATCGACAAGGTTAAAATATTTGACCCCGAAGCGCCCAGTGGCAGCGGACAGTACTACCCGCAAACGAAGATTTACAATGTGGGATTAAACATCACCTTTTAA
- a CDS encoding D-alanyl-D-alanine carboxypeptidase/D-alanyl-D-alanine-endopeptidase: protein MRSILLATAGCLFSVLQAQSQSAAIKKWADTQLLQQAPLKQTQTGISIYEPATGKYWLQHHDDQFFTPASNVKIFALYAGLKLLGDSLPGARYYENDTALFVQGMGDPSFLHPDYTWQPLLQLLQTTAKKIYLVPAVNQYQRFGPGWAWDDYADDYQPELNEWPMYGNVARLYHHRDTSSILPGLFTLQTTVDATLRSPVMKRDERSNTFSLQYNPADRSVSKGYVPFMTGTITDLQQRLEDTLHRRISIATVPPAGPFKILNSIPADSLYAPMMHRSDNFFAEQILLMSAARQWDTLNNKKTIDYLLSGPLKGLPDSPQWVDGCGLSRYNLFTPRDFVTILTKLYREYPQDRLWEIFPTGGKEGTLKNYYTQQFVHAKTGSFTGAVALSGYLVTRKNKVLVFSVLVNNNREKAGGVRRAVERLLTMIWKEY, encoded by the coding sequence ATGAGGAGCATTTTATTGGCAACAGCGGGTTGCCTCTTTAGTGTATTGCAGGCACAGTCACAGTCTGCAGCGATTAAGAAATGGGCAGACACGCAGCTATTGCAGCAGGCGCCGCTGAAACAAACGCAGACTGGCATCAGTATCTACGAACCGGCTACCGGTAAGTACTGGCTGCAACACCACGATGATCAGTTTTTTACGCCGGCATCCAACGTGAAGATATTTGCATTATATGCAGGATTGAAGCTGCTGGGCGACTCCTTACCCGGTGCCCGCTACTATGAAAATGATACGGCCTTGTTTGTACAGGGAATGGGGGATCCGTCTTTCCTGCATCCGGACTATACCTGGCAGCCGTTATTGCAACTGTTGCAAACAACCGCTAAAAAGATATACCTGGTACCGGCCGTCAACCAGTATCAGCGTTTCGGACCAGGGTGGGCCTGGGACGACTATGCCGACGATTATCAGCCTGAACTGAATGAATGGCCAATGTACGGCAACGTAGCCCGGCTGTATCATCACCGGGATACGAGCAGCATCTTACCTGGATTATTTACGCTGCAGACCACCGTTGATGCTACATTGCGCAGTCCGGTCATGAAACGGGACGAACGGAGCAACACTTTCTCCCTGCAATATAATCCTGCTGACAGGAGCGTGTCAAAGGGGTATGTTCCTTTTATGACAGGAACGATAACGGACCTGCAACAGCGACTGGAAGATACGCTGCACCGTCGCATCAGTATTGCGACAGTACCGCCGGCCGGCCCCTTTAAAATATTGAACAGCATTCCTGCGGATTCGTTATATGCCCCCATGATGCACCGGAGCGACAATTTTTTTGCAGAACAAATCCTGCTGATGAGTGCTGCCCGCCAATGGGATACGCTGAATAACAAAAAGACGATCGACTATTTGTTGTCCGGGCCGCTGAAAGGTTTACCCGATTCACCGCAATGGGTAGATGGTTGCGGCCTTTCCCGTTATAACCTGTTTACGCCGCGCGACTTTGTAACCATACTCACAAAGCTGTACCGGGAATATCCGCAAGACCGCCTCTGGGAAATCTTTCCCACCGGTGGAAAAGAAGGAACGCTGAAAAACTATTACACCCAACAGTTTGTACATGCCAAAACCGGCAGCTTTACAGGGGCTGTCGCGTTGAGTGGTTATCTGGTGACACGGAAAAATAAAGTGCTGGTATTCAGTGTGCTGGTCAATAATAACCGCGAAAAGGCGGGTGGTGTACGGAGAGCAGTAGAACGACTGCTGACGATGATCTGGAAAGAGTATTGA
- a CDS encoding Gfo/Idh/MocA family protein — translation MEREHDKFHDQSRRSFVKQTSLLAGGLLAMPVLSKANFFSGSSDVIKVALIGCGGRGTGAATQALSTKENVELVAMADAFPDRLKDSYDNIKEALGEKANRVKVPEQNKFTGFDAYKQAIALADVVILTTPPGFRPIHFEEAIRQGKHVFMEKPVATDPAGIKKVLEAAAVAKSKKLNVVVGLQRHYQNSYRELYKRVQDGMIGEILSTQVWWNQGALWVKPRKPEYTEMEYQMRNWYYFNWLCGDHIVEQHIHNIDVSNWFMGATPLTAGGMGGRAVRTGKEYGEIFDHHFVEYRYANGVVMNSQCRHWKDAPSKVDEEIVGTRGRIFCDKGTIVSHKGKVLYQFDKTKENNPYQTEHDELFAAIAKGEYRFQDAERGAEATLSAIIGRLATYSGQVINWQVALNSGLNIQPQRYAFDAPPPVLPDASGNYAYAKPGQTKYFTT, via the coding sequence ATGGAACGCGAACATGATAAATTCCACGATCAAAGCCGCCGCTCATTTGTAAAACAAACATCCCTGCTGGCCGGCGGACTCTTAGCGATGCCTGTTTTATCCAAAGCCAATTTTTTCTCCGGCTCTTCTGATGTCATTAAAGTAGCCCTGATTGGTTGTGGTGGCCGCGGTACCGGCGCTGCTACCCAAGCGCTCAGCACCAAAGAAAATGTGGAGCTGGTAGCCATGGCCGATGCCTTCCCGGACCGGCTGAAAGACAGCTACGACAACATCAAAGAAGCATTGGGCGAAAAAGCCAACCGGGTGAAAGTACCGGAGCAAAATAAATTTACCGGGTTTGATGCCTACAAGCAGGCGATTGCTCTTGCGGATGTGGTGATCCTTACCACCCCGCCGGGTTTCAGGCCTATTCATTTTGAAGAAGCCATCCGGCAAGGGAAACATGTATTCATGGAAAAACCGGTAGCAACAGACCCCGCAGGTATTAAAAAAGTACTGGAAGCTGCCGCCGTAGCCAAAAGCAAAAAACTGAATGTAGTGGTGGGCCTGCAACGCCATTATCAAAACTCTTACCGGGAGTTGTATAAACGTGTACAGGATGGGATGATCGGTGAGATACTGTCTACACAGGTGTGGTGGAACCAGGGTGCACTTTGGGTGAAGCCCCGCAAACCAGAATATACGGAGATGGAGTACCAGATGCGTAACTGGTATTATTTCAACTGGCTGTGCGGCGATCATATCGTAGAACAACATATCCACAATATTGATGTGAGTAACTGGTTTATGGGCGCTACACCGCTGACGGCAGGTGGTATGGGCGGCCGTGCCGTACGTACGGGTAAAGAATACGGAGAGATCTTCGACCACCACTTTGTGGAATACCGGTATGCCAACGGCGTAGTGATGAACAGTCAGTGCCGCCACTGGAAAGATGCACCCAGTAAAGTAGATGAAGAAATTGTAGGTACCAGGGGCCGCATTTTCTGTGATAAGGGTACGATTGTAAGTCACAAAGGAAAAGTGTTGTATCAGTTTGATAAAACAAAAGAAAACAACCCTTATCAGACCGAGCATGATGAACTGTTTGCAGCGATTGCCAAAGGAGAGTATCGCTTCCAGGATGCAGAGAGAGGGGCAGAAGCCACCCTGTCTGCTATCATCGGCCGGCTGGCTACCTATTCCGGACAGGTCATCAACTGGCAGGTAGCATTAAATTCCGGGTTAAATATCCAACCCCAGCGGTATGCTTTTGATGCGCCGCCACCGGTATTACCGGATGCCAGCGGCAACTACGCTTATGCAAAGCCTGGGCAGACCAAATATTTTACCACCTGA
- a CDS encoding formylglycine-generating enzyme family protein has translation MTRQYMTLLLGLICSQGVVAQSQAFEPYEQKLPGTALSFKMVPIKGGSFTLGSPDNEKGRNKDEGPAAAVQLSDFWMGATEVTFDEYDVYADAEKDKTPIPDGMTRPSPPYIDLTLGMGKSGGYPANSMSQYGALMYCRWLYAKTGVFYRLPTAAEWEYACRAGATTAYPFGNDAAALKDYAWFKENSDQKYHKVAQLKPNAWGLYDMLGNVAEWTMDQYEETGVAQASGKDPWIHPTAKTPRVVKGGNYQDAAPQLRSAARLKSDPVWNRRDPQIPKSFWWNADAPFVGFRIVRPVQQPTAIEAAQFFEEMIDKYKGAR, from the coding sequence ATGACCAGACAGTATATGACCTTATTACTGGGTCTTATATGCAGCCAGGGAGTAGTGGCCCAGTCACAGGCTTTTGAACCGTATGAACAAAAGCTCCCCGGTACTGCATTAAGTTTTAAAATGGTGCCCATCAAAGGAGGTTCCTTTACCCTGGGAAGCCCGGACAATGAAAAAGGCAGAAATAAAGATGAAGGCCCGGCAGCTGCCGTACAATTGTCTGATTTCTGGATGGGAGCTACAGAAGTTACGTTTGATGAATACGATGTATATGCGGATGCTGAAAAAGATAAAACACCGATTCCCGATGGGATGACGCGTCCCAGCCCGCCGTATATAGACCTTACCCTGGGTATGGGCAAATCCGGTGGATATCCGGCTAACAGTATGAGCCAGTATGGCGCCCTGATGTATTGCCGTTGGCTGTATGCCAAAACAGGCGTGTTTTATCGCCTGCCTACCGCAGCAGAATGGGAATACGCCTGCCGTGCCGGCGCTACTACGGCCTATCCTTTTGGCAATGACGCCGCCGCGTTGAAAGACTATGCCTGGTTTAAAGAAAACAGTGACCAGAAATACCACAAGGTAGCACAGCTGAAACCCAACGCCTGGGGCCTGTATGACATGCTGGGGAACGTGGCAGAATGGACGATGGATCAATACGAGGAAACTGGTGTGGCACAGGCATCCGGGAAAGATCCCTGGATACATCCTACGGCTAAAACACCCCGGGTGGTGAAAGGCGGTAACTATCAGGATGCGGCCCCGCAGCTACGTAGTGCTGCCCGCCTGAAATCAGATCCGGTGTGGAACCGCCGTGATCCGCAGATTCCTAAAAGCTTTTGGTGGAACGCAGATGCCCCCTTTGTGGGATTCAGAATAGTCAGACCTGTACAACAACCTACTGCTATAGAAGCAGCTCAATTCTTTGAAGAGATGATAGATAAATATAAAGGAGCACGCTAG